A single region of the Penaeus monodon isolate SGIC_2016 chromosome 18, NSTDA_Pmon_1, whole genome shotgun sequence genome encodes:
- the LOC119584209 gene encoding uncharacterized protein LOC119584209 has product MNLGPGGVQGSHEGALEVKLTPQEVQEAVREAVVIVKEQIEVVEPHVFQSGGKLGPDAAAYHYYSLMSGDQATRTIGAVAFISQTATHILAVRHNLTVGQVSLVLPQLDTMMTVLAESCPTPLPPSSCPPSRYRTADGTCNNPDQPRWGAASTPYLRLLPAWYADGVSSPRASLAGTPLPSAARVSEAAHSGNVHTHAHVSLLAAVWGQHIAHDLSRTVVAEGVRGERLRCCGVSEPHPECLPIVSNGQCVEYARSAPATTTDCALGVREQLNGATSFLDGSAVYGSSKRESDALRLFENGHLKTQADWLLPRATSHTCKDAMMCFLGGDLRLNTHAGLAALQTLLVHEHNRIASTLSEINPQWGDDTVFEETRAIVSAQLQHVTYKEFLPTLLGMQVVEENELTPLANGFYHGYDITIEPGVFNSVATSVLKLVLTLLPDFLPLAHEQLPLAMTALNMSILYKPNAYEQLVKGMIASNALTFDPAVSNSVRGYLGGIDLVARAVQNGRDHGLPPYVVWRPLCSRRPARSFDDLSDVMDHDQITRLRSLFADVADIDLFTGIISEMPLDGALVGPTAACLLALQFKVLRQTDRYWYENDIPPAAFSKEQLFEIRKSTMARLVCDNVPGLDSVPRSAFLARDQFLNAPVPCSDLDSMDLGAWKTRGKVVLAEDILHSVVEKGKQAVEKRRQMEKRIFEKGLVAGSKSPVGSAYANNKPNPTSLILANTSVLLEATSQELMTIMHDRRVRRQIQGLGNEFDSLDLNLPSVDISGLVPPAPLIRQCRETEEHRSCDARHPFRTISGHCNNLRRPDFGRSNTVFARMLPAGYDDGISASRTRSVTGSSLPSPRTISTTIHNDISHLHARYTLMVMQFGQFLDHDITFTPVNKGFQNSILDCRDCESQQRVHPECLPIPVPDNDPYYPSVNISSGRPFCIAFTRSLPGQQTLGPREQINQNTAFLDASHIYGQELCEARELRGSQNGHLNVTNHPIRGKPLLPQETGNPECKADSGRCFRAGDSRSSEQPGLAVVHTVWMREHNRIADGLARVNPHWDDERLYQEARRIVTAQWQHVVYNEFLPRVLGWNAMQLYSLRLKPEGYYTEYDANCNPGILNEFATAAFRFGHSLIRRTMQRMDSTFRETHVGVKLRDTFFNPDMLLEFQMIDELVRGLISTPMETLDNFLTEEITNHLFEDAAIPFSGLDLAALNIQRGREHGLRSYNEYRAVCNLRRARTFEDLSREIKPELIEKLKRVYKSVEDIDLFTGGLCETPLQGGIIGPTFGCVIGLQFSFLRKCDRFWYETSDSNLRFSEEQLADIRKVTMASLICENCDVVEQIQRGVFDMPHAFLNPRVPCAAVGKVNLDLWRDANTCVIGNQAVGIGETRTPTPCTLCTCTTAGAQCQTVKVNCFELRSRFRLDEILRDNVCRAQCGNILDPNRPAQPAPPEVRPQSIFNEGLTPPPPPPPPAPQPIPPPRPRPPTNPVFRPPPPPPPQSNNPLRFPFPIPPFLRSLFN; this is encoded by the exons ACACAACCTGACGGTGGGACAGGTGTCCCTCGTGCTGCCCCAGCTGGACACTATGATGACCGTCCTGGCCGAGTCCTGCCCGACCCCGCTGCCGCCGTCCTCGTGCCCGCCCTCCAGGTACCGCACCGCCGACGGTACCTGCAACAACCCCGACCAGCCGCGGTGGGGCGCCGCCAGCACGCCCTACCTCAGGCTGCTCCCAGCCTGGTACGCCGATG GTGTTTCCTCTCCACGCGCCTCCCTGGCTGGCACGCCCCTCCCATCAGCTGCTCGCGTGTCTGAAGCCGCCCACTCCGGGAACGTCCACACCCACGCCCATGTGTCACTGCTGGCCGCGGTGTGGGGCCAGCATATTGCCCACGATCTCTCCCGCACCGTCGTGGCCGAGGGCGTCCgtggagagagg CTGCGGTGCTGCGGCGTGTCGGAGCCGCACCCGGAGTGCCTGCCCATCGTGTCCAACGGCCAGTGCGTTGAGTACGCCCGCTCCGCCCCCGCGACCACCACCGACTGCGCCCTCG GTGTTCGCGAACAGCTGAACGGCGCCACCTCGTTCTTGGATGGATCCGCTGTCTACGGATCTTCAAAGAGGGAGAGCGATGCCCTTAGACTTTTCGAGAACGGTCACCTCAAGACACAAGCAGACTGGTTGCTTCCACGGGCTACGTCCCATACTTGTAAAGATGCTATGAT GTGCTTCCTGGGAGGCGACCTCCGGCTCAACACCCACGCTGGCCTGGCTGCCCTCCAGACGCTACTCGTGCACGAGCACAACCGCATCGCGTCCACGCTTTCCGAGATCAACCCGCAGTGGGGCGACGACACCGTCTTCGAGGAGACGCGCGCTATTGTGTCAGCACAACTCCAGCATGTCACTTACAAGGAATTTCTGCCCACGCTGTTGGGGATGCAG GTTGTCGAAGAGAATGAACTAACCCCTTTGGCAAATGGCTTTTACCATGGCTACGACATTACGATTGAGCCTGGTGTTTTTAACTCCGTAGCGACGTCTGTGCTGAAGCTGGTTCTGACACTGCTGCCTGATTTCCTTCCCCTGGCCCATGAGCAGCTTCCTTTGGCCATGACCGCACTCAACATGTCTATCTTGTACAAACCCAATGCCTACGAGCAGCTCGTCAAGGGAATGATCGCCTCCAATGCCCTAACCTTCGATCCCGCAGTGAGCAATTCTGTCAGAGGATACTTGGGCGGCATTGATTTGGTGGCACGAGCAGTCCAAAATGGCCGTGACCATGGACTTCCTCCCTACGTGGTCTGGCGGCCACTTTGCAGCAGACGACCTGCGCGCAGCTTTGATGACCTGTCAGACGTTATGGACCATGATCAGATTACTCGACTTCGGTCCCTTTTTGCCGATGTTGCCGACATCGACCTCTTTACAGGCATCATCTCTGAGATGCCTTTGGACGGCGCCTTAGTGGGCCCCACTGCAGCATGCCTGTTGGCCTTGCAGTTCAAGGTGCTGAGACAGACTGATAGGTACTGGTATGAGAACGACATTCCACCAGCAGCCTTCAGCAAAGAACAGCTGTTCGAGATCCGTAAGAGCACGATGGCGCGGCTGGTCTGTGACAACGTCCCTGGCCTGGACAGTGTCCCCCGCTCAGCCTTCCTTGCTCGCGATCAGTTCCTCAATGCCCCCGTCCCCTGCTCTGACCTGGACTCCATGGACTTGGGAGCCTGGAAGACTCGCGGCAAAGTGGTGCTGGCAGAGGACATCCTTCACAGCGTTGTGGAGAAGGGTAAGCAAGCCGTGGAAAAGCGGCGGCAAATGGAGAAGCGTATCTTCGAGAAGGGTCTTGTAGCAGGCTCCAAATCCCCAGTAGGTTCTGCTTATGCCAACAACAAGCCCAACCCCACGTCGCTCATTCTGGCCAACACTTCAGTCCTCTTGGAAGCCACTAGCCAGGAGCTCATGACAATCATGCATGACAGAAGGGTGCGGCGACAGATCCAAGGCCTTGGCAACGAGTTTGACTCTCTAGACTTGAACTTGCCGTCGGTCGACATCTCAGGGCTGGTACCCCCGGCGCCCCTCATCCGCCAGTGCCGCGAGACCGAAGAGCACCGGTCGTGCGACGCCCGCCATCCCTTCAGGACCATCAGCGGCCACTGCAACAACCTCAGACGCCCCGACTTCGGCCGCTCCAACACGGTATTCGCCCGCATGCTTCCCGCCGGATACGACGACGGCATTTCAGCATCCCGAACCCGCTCTGTGACCGGCAGCAGCCTTCCTTCCCCTCGAACCATCTCTACCACCATCCACAATGACATCTCGCATCTCCACGCTCGCTACACGCTCATGGTCATGCAGTTCGGACAGTTCTTGGATCACGACATCACGTTCACGCCCGTCAACAAGGGATTCCAGAACTCCATCTTGGACTGCCGCGATTGCGAGTCGCAACAACGGGTCCATCCCGAGTGCTTACCCATCCCCGTGCCCGACAATGATCCCTACTATCCTTCTGTCAACATCTCATCCGGACGTCCCTTCTGCATCGCCTTCACTAG gtCCCTCCCTGGCCAGCAGACCCTCGGCCCTCGTGAGCAGATCAACCAAAACACGGCCTTCCTGGATGCTTCACATATCTACGGTCAGGAGCTCTGTGAGGCACGCGAGCTAAGGGGCAGCCAGAACGGTCATCTGAATGTCACTAACCACCCCATCCGCGGCAAACCCCTTCTACCACAA GAAACAGGCAACCCCGAGTGCAAGGCAGATTCCGGGCGCTGCTTCAGGGCTGGGGACTCGAGATCGTCCGAGCAACCTGGCCTGGCCGTCGTTCACACGGTCTGGATGAGAGAACATAACCGCATTGCCGATGGACTGGCGAGG GTGAACCCTCATTGGGACGACGAGCGGCTTTACCAAGAAGCACGCAGAATCGTCACTGCACAGTGGCAGCATGTCGTGTACAATGAGTTCCTGCCACGCGTCCTGGGATGGAATGCTATGCAGCTCTATTCTCTGAGACTCAAGCCAGAGGGATACTATACAG aaTACGACGCCAACTGTAACCCAGGAATCCTCAATGAATTTGCAACCGCTGCCTTCCGCTTCGGCCACTCACTGATCCGACGCACAATGCAGCGCATGGACTCCACTTTCAGGGAGACCCACGTGGGTGTAAAGCTCAGAGATACCTTCTTTAACCCTGACATGCT cctcGAGTTCCAGATGATCGACGAGCTTGTTCGCGGCCTCATCTCCACACCGATGGAAACTCTCGACAACTTCCTAACGGAGGAGATCACCAACCACTTGTTCGAAGACGCAGCCATTCCGTTCTCCGGCCTCGATCTCGCGGCTCTCAACATCCAGCGCGGAAGGGAGCATGGCCTCCGCTCCTACAACGAGTACCGAGCCGTGTGCAACCTCCGGCGTGCCAGGACCTTCGAGGATCTGTCGAGGGAGATCAAGCCGGAGCTGATCGAAAAGCTGAAGAGG GTGTACAAGAGTGTCGAGGACATCGATTTGTTCACTGGTGGCCTGTGTGAAACGCCCCTCCAAGGTGGCATCATCGGACCGACATTTGGCTGTGTCATAGGCCTTCAGTTCTCCTTCCTCAGAAAGTGCGATCGTTTCTG GTACGAGACGTCGGACTCCAACCTTCGCTTCTCGGAGGAGCAGCTGGCGGACATCCGCAAGGTGACAATGGCGTCGCTCATCTGCGAGAACTGCGATGTGGTCGAGCAGATCCAGAGGGGCGTGTTCGACATGCCTCATGCTTtcct CAACCCCCGCGTCCCGTGCGCCGCCGTCGGCAAAGTGAACCTCGACTTGTGGAGGGACGCCAACACGTGTGTCATTGGCAACCAAGCTGTGGGCATCGGCGAGACCCGGACACCCACGCCCTGCACGCTCTGCACCTGCACGACCGCAGGGGCGCAGTGCCAGACGGTCAAGGTCAACTGCTTCGAACTACGGTCGCGCTTCCGCCTCGACGAAATCCTTCGAGATAACGTCTGTCGTGCTCAGTGCGGCAACATCCTCGACCCCAACCGCCCCGCCCAGCCTGCGCCTCCCGAAGTGCGCCCGCAGTCCATCTTCAACGAGGGCCtcaccccgcccccgcccccacctcctccgGCTCCCCAgccaatcccccctccccgccccaggCCCCCGACCAACCCTGTGTTCCggcccccgcctcctcccccgccGCAGAGCAACAACCCCCTACggttccccttccccatccccccgttCCTCAGGTCGCTCTTCAACTAG